From a region of the Panicum virgatum strain AP13 chromosome 2K, P.virgatum_v5, whole genome shotgun sequence genome:
- the LOC120671290 gene encoding uncharacterized protein LOC120671290: MEDDGFDPLAHEDDYVGTQSWASQTQRASTSRGSGGFDLNLQAAEGFPGLRAYGNFLQSSDVDLNPSMVPPPLRAPAPALTVPTSTRHLNFGSSSAGAGGGVPYGRDGGSQQRATMAPVMPPRHAARNAGGSQQGRRSRAMRNVSRGQASVAGNLYDNYEEEMEGDVEASFGGPPVSQDLRAQWSDANNACFLELCLVQCIAGAYNGAQMSADGYQAIVDGLLARKRLVYSKQQVRNQIGILKNTHSFWRYLQVHTGFGRNPDGSIDADSDFWKTHIEKKPYLKKLQYGPPANL, translated from the exons ATGGAGGACGATGGGTTCGATCCGCTCGCCCACGAAGATGACTATGTGGGCACTCAATCTTGGGCATCCCAGACGCAGCGTGCCAGCACTtcccgcggcagcggcggcttcGACCTAAACTTGCAAGCGGCGGAGGGGTTTCCAGGACTTAGGGCATACGGGAACTTCCTACAGAGCTCCGATGTGGACCTCAACCCATCCATGGTGCCGCCTCCATTGCGCGCACCGGCCCCCGCACTGACGGTGCCAACCTCCACCCGGCACCTCAACTTTGGGTCCTCCTCAGCGGGAGCTGGTGGCGGTGTTCCCTACGGTCGCGATGGCGGGAGCCAGCAGCGTGCCACCATGGCCCCCGTGATGCCTCCCCGCCATGCAGCGAGGAATGCCGGAGGCAGCCAGCAGGGACGTCGCTCCCGTGCAATGAGGAATGTCAGCCGTGGGCAAGCATCTGTCGCTGGCAATCTCTACGACAATTACGAAGAAGAAATGGAGGGAGACGTGGAGGCGAGCTTCGGTGGTCCCCCGGTGAGCCAAGACCTTCGAGCTCAATGGTCTGATGCAAATAATGCTTGCTTTTTAGAACTATGCCTAGTGCAATGTATAGCAGGAGCGTATAATGGTGCACAAATGAGTGCTGATGGGTACCAAGCAATTGTTGATGGCTTGTTGGCTAGAAAGAGGTTGGTCTATAGCAAACAACAGGTGAGGAACCAAATAGGGATACTGAAAAACACCCACTCTTTCTGGCGATACTTGCAAGTGCACACAGGGTTTGGAAGAAATCCAGATGGATCCATTGATGCAGATTCTGATTTTTGGAAAACACATATAGAG AAGAAACCATACCTCAAGAAGCTGCAATATGGTCCTCCAGCAAACTTGTAG
- the LOC120671299 gene encoding R3H domain-containing protein 2-like isoform X2 → MEPAEDAAAAAAAALDSWETADIDGPMSRLILTARRVSSSPDLAEEQQDPPPPPPPAPPQTQTQGPAAAGDDLVAQVDQFLREALEKPRERLSVLRMEQDILKFVRDPRRTEFEFTGLPTSYLRLAAHRLGQHYFLQSHAIPDNSLPDGTGSRIILRKTSSECRLPAVRLADIPVNLPQEESSTVAKVAIKQRPQKNFHSINSSSPHSSRDNLQKSVEERKEEYNRARARIFNNSSSGNAADGRPVEEVALPNTLLRSSSLELNSSNRMGQGAEICAITLERSLTTTSASSRSNRSKIEKEPGVNRNRQNNRVAIFRDRESERKDPDYDRSYDRYMQRFDPGFGFNGGPYTIQPLYAPAVNYNTEFPQLGSAHRSPVAVEQQPRPIAQHMPGSWSAGQAPNAIGYGPPDGVMAPYSPGHAGAPVRSSVFMHASQQYAIPSRPGVPFVHPPESMGPFAQTHQQPEASLRFARPR, encoded by the exons atggagcccgccgaggacgccgcagcggccgccgccgccgcgctggacTCGTGGGAGACGGCCGACATCGACGGGCCCATGAGCCGGCTCATCCTCACCGCGCGCCGCGTGTCCTCGTCGCCCGACCTGGCCGAGGAGCAGCAGgacccgcccccgcccccgcccccggcgccgccgcagacGCAGACgcagggccccgccgccgcgggcgacgATTTGGTCGCCCAGGTCGATCAGTTCCTCCGGGAGGCCCTCGAGAAGCCGCGGGAGAGGCTCTctg TGCTAAGAATGGAGCAAGATATTTTGAAGTTCGTCCGTGACCCCAGACGGACAGAGTTTGAATTCACGGGTCTCCCAACTTCATATCTGCGTCTTGCTGCACACCGCCTGGGACAACATTACTTCCTCCAGTCCCATGCCATACCAGACAACAGTTTGCCTGATGGAACTGGTTCTCGTATTATTCTCCGTAAGACGTCATCTGAGTGCCGGCTGCCTGCTGTGCGACTTGCAGATATTCCAGTTAACCTGCCACAAGAAGAGAGCAGTACTGTGGCCAAAGTAGCAATCAAGCAGAGGCCTCAAAAGAATTTCCATAGCATTAACAGCTCAAGTCCTCACTCTTCTAGAGACAATCTCCAGAAAAGTgttgaagaaagaaaagaggaatACAACAGGGCGCGTGCACGGATATTTAACAACAGCAGTAGCGGTAATGCTGCTGATGGGAGACCTGTTGAGGAAGTGGCTTTGCCCAATACTCTGCTTAGGTCCTCTTCCTTGGAGTTGAACTCAAGCAATAGAATGGGCCAAGGGGCTGAAATTTGTGCAATTACTCTTGAAAGGAGCTTGACTACCACTTCAGCCAGCAGCAGGTCAAACCGAAGCAAGATCGAGAAGGAGCCTGGAGTCAATAGAAACAGGCAAAATAACAGGGTTGCAATTTTCAGGGACCGTGAGTCAGAGCGAAAAGATCCTGATTATGATAGGAGTTATGACAG GTACATGCAAAGATTTGACCCTGGATTTGGATTTAATGGAGGCCCATACACCATTCAACCCCTGTATGCCCCTGCTGTAAACTACAACACTGAATTCCCCCAACTTGGCTCAGCACACAGATCTCCTGTTGCTGTTGAACAGCAGCCTCGTCCAATAGCTCAGCACATGCCTGGGTCATGGTCAGCGGGACAAGCACCTAATGCAATTGGCTATGGACCTCCAGATGGAGTCATGGCACCTTACAGTCCTGGTCACGCAGGTGCTCCTGTGAGATCTTCTGTTTTCATGCATGCTTCGCAGCAATATGCCATACCTTCACGCCCTGGAGTGCCATTTGTACATCCACCGGAATCCATGGGACCATTTGCACAG ACTCACCAACAACCAGAAGCTAGTTTGCGCTTTGCCCGGCCCCGGTGA
- the LOC120671299 gene encoding R3H domain-containing protein 2-like isoform X1 — MEPAEDAAAAAAAALDSWETADIDGPMSRLILTARRVSSSPDLAEEQQDPPPPPPPAPPQTQTQGPAAAGDDLVAQVDQFLREALEKPRERLSVLRMEQDILKFVRDPRRTEFEFTGLPTSYLRLAAHRLGQHYFLQSHAIPDNSLPDGTGSRIILRKTSSECRLPAVRLADIPVNLPQEESSTVAKVAIKQRPQKNFHSINSSSPHSSRDNLQKSVEERKEEYNRARARIFNNSSSGNAADGRPVEEVALPNTLLRSSSLELNSSNRMGQGAEICAITLERSLTTTSASSRSNRSKIEKEPGVNRNRQNNRVAIFRDRESERKDPDYDRSYDRYMQRFDPGFGFNGGPYTIQPLYAPAVNYNTEFPQLGSAHRSPVAVEQQPRPIAQHMPGSWSAGQAPNAIGYGPPDGVMAPYSPGHAGAPVRSSVFMHASQQYAIPSRPGVPFVHPPESMGPFAQFLMGWKEDIGTCCVGGYGCGTLEDEQE, encoded by the exons atggagcccgccgaggacgccgcagcggccgccgccgccgcgctggacTCGTGGGAGACGGCCGACATCGACGGGCCCATGAGCCGGCTCATCCTCACCGCGCGCCGCGTGTCCTCGTCGCCCGACCTGGCCGAGGAGCAGCAGgacccgcccccgcccccgcccccggcgccgccgcagacGCAGACgcagggccccgccgccgcgggcgacgATTTGGTCGCCCAGGTCGATCAGTTCCTCCGGGAGGCCCTCGAGAAGCCGCGGGAGAGGCTCTctg TGCTAAGAATGGAGCAAGATATTTTGAAGTTCGTCCGTGACCCCAGACGGACAGAGTTTGAATTCACGGGTCTCCCAACTTCATATCTGCGTCTTGCTGCACACCGCCTGGGACAACATTACTTCCTCCAGTCCCATGCCATACCAGACAACAGTTTGCCTGATGGAACTGGTTCTCGTATTATTCTCCGTAAGACGTCATCTGAGTGCCGGCTGCCTGCTGTGCGACTTGCAGATATTCCAGTTAACCTGCCACAAGAAGAGAGCAGTACTGTGGCCAAAGTAGCAATCAAGCAGAGGCCTCAAAAGAATTTCCATAGCATTAACAGCTCAAGTCCTCACTCTTCTAGAGACAATCTCCAGAAAAGTgttgaagaaagaaaagaggaatACAACAGGGCGCGTGCACGGATATTTAACAACAGCAGTAGCGGTAATGCTGCTGATGGGAGACCTGTTGAGGAAGTGGCTTTGCCCAATACTCTGCTTAGGTCCTCTTCCTTGGAGTTGAACTCAAGCAATAGAATGGGCCAAGGGGCTGAAATTTGTGCAATTACTCTTGAAAGGAGCTTGACTACCACTTCAGCCAGCAGCAGGTCAAACCGAAGCAAGATCGAGAAGGAGCCTGGAGTCAATAGAAACAGGCAAAATAACAGGGTTGCAATTTTCAGGGACCGTGAGTCAGAGCGAAAAGATCCTGATTATGATAGGAGTTATGACAG GTACATGCAAAGATTTGACCCTGGATTTGGATTTAATGGAGGCCCATACACCATTCAACCCCTGTATGCCCCTGCTGTAAACTACAACACTGAATTCCCCCAACTTGGCTCAGCACACAGATCTCCTGTTGCTGTTGAACAGCAGCCTCGTCCAATAGCTCAGCACATGCCTGGGTCATGGTCAGCGGGACAAGCACCTAATGCAATTGGCTATGGACCTCCAGATGGAGTCATGGCACCTTACAGTCCTGGTCACGCAGGTGCTCCTGTGAGATCTTCTGTTTTCATGCATGCTTCGCAGCAATATGCCATACCTTCACGCCCTGGAGTGCCATTTGTACATCCACCGGAATCCATGGGACCATTTGCACAG TTTCTGATGGGCTGGAAGGAAGATATAGGCACTTGCTGTGTTGGTGGCTACGGATGCGGCACTCTTGAAGATGAGCAAGAGTGA
- the LOC120695192 gene encoding zinc finger BED domain-containing protein RICESLEEPER 2-like: MDDIDEAVYPATINEDLVDYGHVPDDVDDAGGADAAAFLGLGNVTEAAAAPVPPVSESQSCGSKRRSPVWDNFDEILDDKRVRIAAVCKFCRHRLSAKSAAGTGHLLRHQNACKKKADHAKMVQTRLAMNPDGSYRNWEYTPDVARVELCKLIARLDLPLSVADNDAWDDYIQRAHNPRHVRVSRFSTSRDLEKLFIDTINNLKHIVFPGVNSICLTSDIWSGNAKEDYITVVAHFINSDWQLKKHVIGFRLIEEAHTGTNIAERISDVVEAFGMTDKIFAVSLDNASSNNNAMQILAPIFFGYLGVDTDPDNPSKKTYYVVHQRCACHVINLIVKSGLKRLKPYIEIFRTAISYLNASNKRIAEFKDYCLLKGVRPRKFGLDMDVRWNSTYLMLKHLIPYKNVFSVFINGNIGYAALNGEHWYVAEKVCEFLELFYESTIALSGVYYPTSPLVLHHIIEIATHFHECRGDSKLETVIGPMRMKFEKYWKKIPMLYSFAFILDPRAKLRGLHMALDLLAKSTSYNYNLYANEVKHELFKLYNKYENKFAAARPARTAHPSGLTGKRKQAWGKIFGGPGGSGTSGPSSNIPIAGTCELTAYLDSDNVVAYDDSFDILNWWHDHKLTYPVLSIMAKDIMSVPVSTTSSESCFSQSGRILEDRRRRLNPETVEQLIIIKDWELAARRAQHSVEDLELEEKFKNLWLDEDNAGAAAGDES, from the coding sequence ATGGACGACATCGACGAGGCCGTGTACCCTGCAACCATCAACGAAGATCTGGTTGACTATGGTCACGTGCccgacgacgtcgacgacgCGGGTGGCGCTGATGCTGCTGCCTTCCTCGGGCTTGGCAACGTCACTGAGGCTGCCGCGGCCCCTGTGCCGCCGGTAAGTGAGTCTCAGTCCTGTGGATCTAAGCGTCGATCTCCTGTCTGGGATAATTTTGATGAAATCTTGGATGATAAACGCGTGCGTATTGCTGCTGTTTGCAAGTTTTGTCGCCATAGATTGTCTGCTAAATCTGCTGCTGGCACTGGTCATCTGCTTAGGCATCAAAATGCATGTAAAAAGAAAGCTGATCATGCTAAAATGGTTCAAACTAGGCTTGCTATGAACCCTGATGGATCATATAGGAACTGGGAATACACACCTGATGTTGCTAGGGTTGAATTATGCAAATTGATTGCTAGGCTTGATCTGCCTTTATCTGTTGCTGATAATGATGCTTGGGATGATTACATTCAACGTGCTCATAACCCTAGACATGTTAGAGTGTCTAGGTTTTCAACTAGTAGAGATCTGGAGAAGCTTTTCATTGACACTATTAATAACTTAAAACATATTGTCTTTCCTGGTGTCAATTCTATTTGTTTGACCTCTGATATCTGGTCTGGTAATGCAAAGGAGGATTACATCACTGTTGTAGCTCATTTTATCAATTCTGATTGGCAACTTAAGAAACATGTGATTGGTTTTAGATTGATTGAAGAGGCTCATACTGGTACAAACATTGCTGAACGTATCTCTGATGTGGTTGAGGCATTCGGAATGACTGATAAGATCTTTGCTGTTTCCTTAGATAATGCTTCTTCTAATAATAATGCTATGCAAATTTTGGCTCCAATCTTTTTTGGTTACTTGGGTGTTGATACTGATCCTGATAATCCATCTAAGAAAACCTACTATGTTGTGCATCAGAGGTGTGCTTGCCATGTTATTAATCTCATTGTGAAGTCTGGTTTGAAAAGGCTGAAACCTTATATAGAGATCTTTAGAACtgcaattagttatttgaaTGCATCTAATAAAAGAATTGCTGAGTTTAAAGACTACTGTTTGCTTAAGGGTGTTAGACCTCGTAAATTTGGTTTGGATATGGATGTTAGATGGAATTCAACCTATCTCATGCTTAAGCACCTGATTCCATATAAGAATGTATTTTCTGTGTTCATCAATGGTAATATTGGCTATGCTGCTTTGAATGGTGAGCACTGGTATGTTGCTGAAAAGGTTTGTGAATTCCTTGAGTTGTTTTATGAATCAACTATTGCTCTATCTGGAGTGTATTATCCCACAAGTCCTTTGGTTCTGCATCATATAATTGAAATTGCTACTCATTTCCATGAATGTCGGGGTGATTCAAAACTTGAAACTGTTATAGGCCCTATGAGAATGAAGTTTGAGAAGTACTGGAAAAAAATTCCCATGTTATATTCATTTGCATTTATTCTTGACCCTAGAGCTAAATTGAGAGGTTTGCATATGGCTCTTGATTTGCTTGCTAAGTCTACTTCCTACAATTACAATCTGTATGCTAATGAAGTTAAGCATGAGTTGTTCAAGCTGTATAACAAGTATGAAAACAAGTTTGCTGCAGCAAGGCCAGCAAGGACAGCCCATCCATCAGGTTTGACAGGTAAAAGGAAGCAGGCTTGGGGTAAGATCTTTGGAGGGCCAGGAGGATCTGGTACCTCTGGTCCTTCTAGTAACATTCCTATTGCTGGTACATGTGAGCTCACTGCCTATCTTGACAGTGACAATGTTGTGGCATATGAtgattcatttgatatccttaaTTGGTGGCATGATCATAAACTAACCTATCCAGTTCTCTCTATCATGGCTAAGGATATTATGTCGGTTCCTGTCTCAACTACTTCTTCAGAGTCTTGTTTCAGTCAGTCTGGCAGGATTCTAGAGGATCGGCGCAGAAGGTTGAACCCGGAGACTGTGGAGCAGCTGATCATCATCAAGGACTGGGAGCTGGCTGCGAGGAGAGCACAACACTCTGTGGAGGACTTGGAGCTGGAGGAGAAGTTCAAGAACCTATGGCTTGATGAGGAcaatgctggtgctgctgctggggatgaGAGTTAG
- the LOC120671314 gene encoding 60S ribosomal protein L10a-like — MSKLQTEALKEAISLVVSEAREKNRKFTETIELQIGLKNYDPQKDKRFSGSVKLPHIPRPKMKVCMLGDAQHVEEAEKIGLDYMDVEALKKMNKNKKLVKKLAKKYHAFLASEAIIKQIPRLLGPGLNKAGKFPTLVTHQESLESKVNETKATVKFQLKKVLCMGVAVGNLSMEEKQIQQNIQMSVNFLVSLLKKNWQNVRCLYIKSTMGKPNRVF, encoded by the exons ATGAG TAAGTTGCAAACTGAGGCCCTCAAGGAGGCCATCTCCCTGGTCGTGTCGGAGGCAAGGGAGAAGAACAGGAAGTTCACAGAGACCATCGAGCTCCAGATTGGACTGAAGAACTACGATCCGCAAAAGGACAAGCGTTTCAGTGGCTCCGTCAAGCTGCCCCACATCCCTCGCCCCAAGATGAAGGTCTGCATGCTTGGTGATGCCCAGCACGTGGAGGAG GCTGAGAAGATCGGTCTTGATTACATGGATGTTGAAGCTCTtaagaagatgaacaagaacaagaagcttgtcAAGAAGCTTGCTAAGAAGTACCATGCTTTCTTAGCTTCTGAGGCTATTATCAAGCAGATTCCCCGTCTCCTTGGTCCTGGTCTCAACAAGGCAG GCAAGTTCCCAACTTTGGTTACTCACCAGGAGTCTCTGGAATCAAAGGTGAATGAGACGAAAGCTACAGTCAAGTTCCAGCTCAAGAAGGTTCTTTGCATGGGTGTGGCTGTGGGTAACCTGTCGATGGAGGAGAAGCAGATCCAGCAAAACATCCAGATGAGCGTCAACTTCCTGGTTTCATTGCTGAAGAAGAATTGGCAGAAC GTGAGGTGCCTGTACATCAAGAGCACCATGGGGAAGCCAAACAGGGTGTTCTAA